The following DNA comes from Methanothrix sp..
GCCCCGGCGCGGGGGAGAGCTCAGTCTTCTTTCAGTCCGGCAGGAGATTGGTACGCCTCAGCGTAGTGGACAGATCGCCTCTCAGCCTGGAGGTGAGAGGGGATGAGGCGCTCATCTCCCTGCAGGGCAGAGCGATCTCCAGGGGCAGGATGGTTGAGCCCCTGCTGCACTCACCGGGCCAGGCCTATATCACCGTCTCTGAGCGTTGCATATACGACTGCAGGTTCTGTGCTGTCCCCAGGCTGAAGGGGGGGGTGAAGTCTCATCAGCGGGTGGTGGAGATGGTGAAAGAGGCGAATGCCACCGGCAGGCTGGAGTCCATCTCCCTGACCAGCGGCACTGAGGTCTCCCCACAGCTTGAGGGGGAGAGGGTGGCGGCTTTGGTCTGCGATCTGAAGCAGTTTGGAGTGCCGATAGGAGTATCTGTCAACCCCTTTCCAGGAGTCAACCGGATGCTCTACGATGCCGGGGCAGATGAAGTCAAGTACAATCTGGAGACGCCCGATCGCATTCTCTTCTCCCGGGTCTGCCCGGGATTGTCCTATCAAGAGATAATGGATGCCCTGGAGGAGGCTGTGGAGCTCTTCGGAGAAAACCACGTCTTCTCCAATCTGCTCGTTGGCCTGGGGGAGTCGGACCAGTCCCTCCGCCAGGGGATGGATGAGCTTACGGATCGGGGCGTTCTTCCCATTCTGAGGGCGGCTTACCCTCATCCCCTGCGCCTGGATGAGGTGGATATCACCCGGCCATCGGCAGAGCGGCTGCTGAAGCTGGCTCGATACCTGAGGATGAGACTGGATCAGAAGGGCCTGGACGGCAGGCTGGCCCTCACAGGCTGCTATTGCTGCACCGGCTGCGATCTCGTTCCAGGAAGGGATCTATAAGGCGCTCAGAACTCAATATCCTCATCATTCAATCAGACAGGCCATATCATCATTGCGCCTTATGAACAGGCCAATAGGATATGCAGCTGGATATATAGCCGGATGTATGTGATATCCAATGGCTGGCTCGAATGACCTCCTATGGCACAACAAGCAATCCAGATACATGAGGCTCAGCAGCCGCTTTTGGTTAAAGGGAAGGCCTTGATTCTGGTGAGCCATCCTTTTGATGAAGCGGAATGACAGGGATGCACTCTGTCGGCGGGAATAATTCTCTTCTTCGCCCTTTTACCCTGTAAGAAAGCGCCGAGGGTGGGATTTGAACCCACGATCCGCGGAGCGGAACAGGTTTAGCAAACCTGCGCCATACCAGGCTAGGCGACCTCGACAGCCTAAGCTAAAGTTTGTGGTGATATGCTTCGATCGGCGTCATTGGAATACTCTTTCAGGTATATATTGCTTTTGGGCTTTTGGCAGCAAACCTGTGCTTTTCAACTAAATGATCCTCTAAGATATTTAAGTGTTGTAAGAAGCATGATAGCATGATAGCTTGGATTTTTCCGGGGCACTGTTGAGTATAAAGACCGGGAAGCCAGTGGCATCAAGCAGATTATATTTATTATTATATATTTTTATATTATTTTGCTAAAGATTGAAGATGTAAAACAATGGCAAAATCGAGATCTGCTTTGTGGCACCGGCATGACGGCGGGAGGATCAAGGGTCTGGGCCCCAGCCCTCACCTCACACAGGCCAGCAGATCCTTGCTGGTGATGATGCCCACCAAGGCCCCATCCTTCAACACCGGCAGCCTTCTGATATTGTGCTCTTGCATCAGCTCCGCCGCCCTCTGGGTGGAATCATCAAGATCGATGGTGATCAGAGGACCGGGGGTCATGATATCAGTGACCCGAACCCTGGCCGGATCCTGCCCCTTGGCAAATACCTCCAGGAAGATCTGGCTGGTGGTGACAATCCCCAGACACTCCTTGAGGAGGCACTCCTCCGCCACCAGAACGCTGCCTTTCTTCTGTGCTGCCATCACCCTTATGGCATCCAGCACCATGGCCTCGGGAGGCACGGTGACAATGGGATAGCTCATCAACTCTCTGACCTTCATAGCACAACCGATCCTTTGGACGGATACAGAGGATAACTTCCGCCGTTTTGCATTTTCCATCCACCTGTAGCCACTCTACCAAGATAAATCAGACGCTCAGAGAAGATTGAAAAATGATTTCAAATGGCTTCAGTGATGCAAGGGCATCTGTCACTATTGGGATTGAGCCCTAATTCGCAGAATTGAGTTTATAAACTTCAATGCAGAGTCAGGGGGAAGGAAAGTCGAGAAGGGCAAAGGAGGTAGGAGGAAGCACCTATCGACTTTCACATTGATCTATATAGAGAATCGACGAGATATATAGCTTTCGATCATGAGGATTTAAAGCATCTCCTCCAGCCCTCTCTTCAAATTCGCATATGTCGCCCGCAGGTGCTCAGATATCACCCTGGTATCGGATATGACGGGCATGAAGTTGGTATCGCCATTCCAGCGGGGCACTATATGCATATGGATATGATCGGCAATTCCCGCGCCGCCCACAATGCCCATATTGATCCCCAGGTTGAATCCATCCGGATGCATGGTATGTCTCAAGAGCTCCACCGCCAGATCGGCAAGCTCCATCATCTCCTCCCGCTCGCCATCAGCCCAGCCTGAGAGCTTTGAGGTATGACGAAATGGGACCACCATCATGTGGCCATTATTGTAGGGATAGGCATTCATGATGATGAAATGGTGTACTCCTCTGTAGAGTATCAGATTCTCCTCATCCCTCTTCTCCCCGGGCTTGGTGCAGAAGATGCAGCCCTCCGGTTTCTTGCTGAGGATGTACTCAATCCTCCAGGGTGCCCACAGGTGCTCCATATCACTTCGCTCCGTTCTCAAATACAACCTTTCTTCCCACCACTTTAGGCTTCCCCTCGATGAACATCTTTATCGCCCGGGGATAGGCTCTGTACTCCGCCTTCTGGATCCTGGCCTTCAGACTCTCGCGGGTATCGTTCCTCCTCACCGGCACCGGCTGCTGATAGACGATGGGCCCGTGATCGACATCCTCATCCACGATATGAATAGTGGTGCCGGTCCAGGTCACCCCATGCTCCAGGGCCTGGCCGAAGGCATCCAAACCCCGGAAAGAGGGCAGCAGGGCAGGATGGATATTCAAGATCCTGTTCTTGTAATGGCGGACGAATCCGGGAGATAGGATCCTCATGTAGCCGGTGAGGACCACCAGCTCCACCCCCGCTCCCTCCAGATGTTCGATGAGCTTCTGATCGTACTCCTCTCTGGAGCTTCCTGCAGGCTCGATGAACATATGGGGGACGCAAAACTCCTCTGCGATCCTGAGGGCGCCGGCATCAGGCTGGTCGGCCAGGACTATCTTCACCCGGGCAGGAAGCTGGCCCGCTCGCTCTGCCTGCAGGATGTAGCGGAGATTCTCCCCCCTGCCAGAGGATATGATGCCAATGGAGGCGGTCAAACTGCTGACTCACTTCCCCAAAGTGATCTCAATCGCAGATACATTGGCCTCCCCCCGATCGGTATTGAGAGTCTCGGTGGAGATCTGAATTCCCATCACCCTTACATCCGGCAGAAATCGAGACCTTGAGACCTCTGCCACATCCACCGCCCTGGAGATCGCCCGCCCCCTGGCCATGATCTTGACGTCCTTGGCGCCGCTGTTGAACTGGGTTACCACTGCCAGCACATAATTCATCACAGGCTTATTGCCGATGAATACGACCTCATCTTCCGCCATTGGCTCATCACCTTGAAAATTAAATTTTAATATCCTATGATATCATAGATAAATCTACTGATTAATCTGTTGACGAGATCGCTATGCTTACAGATATCCTCCTTCACAAATATATTCTTTTACAAACATCTTCCCTTACAAACATTTTCCCCTACAGATATCGTCCCCGCGCTTTTATCTCCTTTACCCTCTCTAAAACCGCCTTCCCTTGAGGATAAACCCTCAGG
Coding sequences within:
- the albA gene encoding DNA-binding protein Alba is translated as MAEDEVVFIGNKPVMNYVLAVVTQFNSGAKDVKIMARGRAISRAVDVAEVSRSRFLPDVRVMGIQISTETLNTDRGEANVSAIEITLGK
- a CDS encoding cyclic nucleotide-binding/CBS domain-containing protein — protein: MENAKRRKLSSVSVQRIGCAMKVRELMSYPIVTVPPEAMVLDAIRVMAAQKKGSVLVAEECLLKECLGIVTTSQIFLEVFAKGQDPARVRVTDIMTPGPLITIDLDDSTQRAAELMQEHNIRRLPVLKDGALVGIITSKDLLACVR
- the purN gene encoding phosphoribosylglycinamide formyltransferase, with amino-acid sequence MTASIGIISSGRGENLRYILQAERAGQLPARVKIVLADQPDAGALRIAEEFCVPHMFIEPAGSSREEYDQKLIEHLEGAGVELVVLTGYMRILSPGFVRHYKNRILNIHPALLPSFRGLDAFGQALEHGVTWTGTTIHIVDEDVDHGPIVYQQPVPVRRNDTRESLKARIQKAEYRAYPRAIKMFIEGKPKVVGRKVVFENGAK
- a CDS encoding radical SAM protein — encoded protein: MDLKTKALLLSIGRVQLSRPQDGGQPSTAGPGAGESSVFFQSGRRLVRLSVVDRSPLSLEVRGDEALISLQGRAISRGRMVEPLLHSPGQAYITVSERCIYDCRFCAVPRLKGGVKSHQRVVEMVKEANATGRLESISLTSGTEVSPQLEGERVAALVCDLKQFGVPIGVSVNPFPGVNRMLYDAGADEVKYNLETPDRILFSRVCPGLSYQEIMDALEEAVELFGENHVFSNLLVGLGESDQSLRQGMDELTDRGVLPILRAAYPHPLRLDEVDITRPSAERLLKLARYLRMRLDQKGLDGRLALTGCYCCTGCDLVPGRDL
- a CDS encoding HIT domain-containing protein, with the protein product MEHLWAPWRIEYILSKKPEGCIFCTKPGEKRDEENLILYRGVHHFIIMNAYPYNNGHMMVVPFRHTSKLSGWADGEREEMMELADLAVELLRHTMHPDGFNLGINMGIVGGAGIADHIHMHIVPRWNGDTNFMPVISDTRVISEHLRATYANLKRGLEEML